A single genomic interval of Romboutsia ilealis harbors:
- a CDS encoding cytosine deaminase has product MLIKNAKLRNNDNLVDILIEDGIITKIDSNIEVNNDEIIDAKGFLVVPPFIEPHIHLDTTLTAGEPKWNESGTLFEGIERWSERKEFLTIEDVKTRARKAISWQVANGIQFIRTHVDTTDPSLTAIKAMVELREELKDYVTIQIVAFPQEGILSYPNGLELLEEALKLGADVIGAIPHFEFTREYGVESIDKMFELAKKYDVLIDVHCDEIDDEQSRFVEVLATRAYENNMGHKVTASHTTAMHSYNGAYAYKLFRLLKMSGINFIANPLVNIHLQGRFDTYPKRRGITRVKEMVESNINVCFGHDDIMDPWNPLGTGNMLQVLHMGLHVCQMMGYSQINESIDLITNNSARTLNICDKYGIEVGKPGNMIILPAENGYDAIRRQVPVYYSIREGRVIAHTTLSETNVMLGEKEVIDFKK; this is encoded by the coding sequence ATGTTAATCAAAAATGCGAAATTAAGAAATAATGACAACTTAGTAGATATATTAATAGAAGATGGAATAATAACTAAAATAGACTCAAATATAGAAGTAAATAATGATGAAATAATAGATGCAAAAGGATTTTTAGTTGTACCACCATTTATAGAGCCTCATATTCATTTAGATACTACATTGACTGCTGGGGAACCTAAATGGAATGAAAGTGGTACACTATTTGAAGGAATAGAGCGTTGGTCAGAAAGAAAAGAATTCTTAACAATAGAAGATGTAAAAACTAGAGCAAGAAAAGCTATAAGTTGGCAAGTAGCAAATGGGATACAATTTATAAGAACTCATGTTGATACGACAGATCCAAGCTTGACAGCGATAAAAGCTATGGTAGAACTAAGAGAAGAGTTAAAAGATTATGTAACTATTCAAATAGTTGCATTCCCTCAAGAAGGAATATTATCATATCCTAATGGACTTGAGTTGCTTGAAGAAGCTTTAAAATTAGGTGCTGATGTAATAGGAGCTATACCTCATTTTGAGTTTACTAGAGAGTATGGAGTAGAGTCTATTGATAAAATGTTTGAGTTAGCTAAAAAATATGATGTATTAATAGATGTTCACTGTGACGAAATTGATGATGAACAATCAAGATTTGTAGAAGTACTTGCAACAAGAGCATATGAAAATAATATGGGGCATAAAGTTACGGCAAGTCATACAACAGCAATGCACTCATATAATGGAGCTTATGCATATAAATTATTTAGATTATTAAAAATGAGTGGTATAAACTTTATAGCAAATCCTCTTGTTAATATACATCTTCAAGGTAGATTTGACACATATCCAAAAAGAAGGGGAATTACAAGAGTTAAAGAAATGGTTGAATCTAATATAAATGTATGTTTTGGTCATGATGATATAATGGATCCATGGAATCCACTTGGTACAGGAAATATGTTACAAGTTCTTCATATGGGGCTTCATGTATGTCAAATGATGGGATACAGTCAAATAAATGAATCAATAGATTTAATAACTAATAACAGTGCAAGAACTCTTAATATATGTGATAAATATGGTATAGAAGTTGGAAAGCCAGGGAATATGATAATACTTCCCGCTGAAAATGGATATGATGCAATAAGAAGACAAGTACCTGTTTATTACTCAATAAGAGAAGGTAGAGTTATAGCACATACTACATTAAGTGAAACTAATGTAATGTTAGGTGAAAAAGAAGTTATAGATTTTAAAAAATAA
- a CDS encoding ECF transporter S component — protein sequence MNNKTKLLVLNGLMIALVCIATMVIQIPIPMTDGYVNIGDSIIFVTSILFGPISGMIAGGLGSASADILTGYSHWALFTLLIKGFEGYIVGTIVKKNANLVKNILATLFGVVIMVVGYLLAGTFLQGSFIIALGSVLSNMLQGIISMIIGIPIASYLITVKYVKSFKQTYSN from the coding sequence ATGAATAACAAAACTAAATTACTTGTTCTAAATGGGCTTATGATAGCTCTTGTTTGTATAGCCACTATGGTAATACAAATACCAATACCTATGACAGATGGGTATGTAAATATAGGCGACAGCATTATTTTTGTAACATCAATTTTATTTGGACCTATATCAGGTATGATAGCTGGAGGATTAGGATCTGCTTCAGCTGACATTTTAACTGGATATTCACATTGGGCTTTATTCACACTACTAATAAAGGGATTTGAAGGATATATAGTTGGTACTATAGTTAAGAAAAATGCAAATTTAGTAAAAAATATATTAGCTACATTATTTGGTGTAGTAATTATGGTCGTTGGATATTTATTAGCAGGTACATTTTTACAAGGTAGCTTTATAATTGCATTAGGCTCAGTTTTATCTAATATGCTTCAAGGTATAATTAGTATGATAATTGGTATACCAATAGCTTCATATCTTATTACTGTAAAATATGTAAAATCATTTAAACAAACATATAGCAATTAA
- a CDS encoding cation:proton antiporter, protein MTLVLSLLTIGIIATYSGKIVEKFKLPALIGMMIVGMIMGPSFLNIVPSNILEIAPIIKDMALVIVLFIGGLGISLSQIKQIGRPAVLLSIIPATLEGFTIAFLSMKFLGFTFVQGTILGFIIAAVSPAVLIPSMISLIERKIGQDKAIPQMLLVGASADDTIAITLFTTFLGIYMQNNSGQNISFMKNLISIPITLVISILGGFIVFKLSKNVIENINKKYLKPIIAFIICLAMRAVEKNLHIEIFNSLIAIMVYGFFIRNYIKEDAKYILDSMNKVWKYGKLYLFTFVGMAINPILVGKYFFIGVMILICSLFIRSVGVMISLVGTNLSKKEKIFCVIAYLPKATVQSAKASIPLQMGVLGGDIMQAIAILSVLITAPIGAIGINLTCEKLLHTEIE, encoded by the coding sequence ATGACTTTAGTATTAAGCTTATTAACAATAGGCATCATAGCCACATATAGCGGAAAAATAGTAGAGAAGTTTAAGCTACCAGCACTTATAGGTATGATGATAGTTGGAATGATTATGGGGCCTTCATTTTTAAATATAGTTCCTAGTAATATTTTAGAAATAGCTCCAATTATAAAAGATATGGCATTAGTTATTGTTTTATTTATAGGAGGACTTGGCATAAGTTTATCTCAGATAAAGCAAATAGGAAGACCTGCAGTACTTTTGAGCATAATACCAGCTACTTTAGAAGGATTTACAATAGCATTTTTATCTATGAAGTTTTTAGGATTTACATTTGTCCAAGGAACTATATTAGGATTTATAATAGCAGCAGTATCGCCAGCAGTTCTTATACCATCAATGATATCTTTAATAGAAAGAAAAATTGGCCAGGATAAGGCAATACCACAAATGTTATTAGTCGGAGCAAGTGCTGACGATACAATTGCTATAACTTTATTTACAACATTTTTAGGAATATATATGCAAAATAATAGTGGACAGAATATATCATTTATGAAAAATCTTATATCAATACCAATAACTCTTGTGATAAGCATATTAGGAGGATTTATAGTATTTAAATTAAGCAAGAATGTAATAGAAAATATTAATAAGAAATATTTAAAGCCAATTATAGCGTTTATTATTTGTTTAGCTATGAGAGCTGTAGAGAAAAATTTGCATATAGAAATATTTAATTCATTGATTGCTATTATGGTTTATGGATTTTTTATAAGAAATTATATAAAAGAAGATGCTAAATATATATTAGATAGTATGAATAAGGTATGGAAATATGGAAAATTATATTTATTTACATTTGTTGGAATGGCAATTAATCCTATATTAGTAGGAAAATACTTCTTTATAGGCGTAATGATACTAATATGTTCTTTATTTATACGTTCTGTAGGAGTAATGATATCCTTAGTTGGTACTAACTTAAGCAAAAAAGAAAAAATATTTTGTGTTATAGCATATCTTCCAAAGGCAACAGTTCAATCTGCAAAAGCATCAATACCGCTTCAGATGGGGGTATTAGGTGGAGATATAATGCAAGCCATTGCTATACTTAGTGTATTAATTACAGCGCCTATAGGAGCTATAGGTATAAATTTAACCTGTGAAAAATTACTTCATACAGAAATTGAATAA
- a CDS encoding phage holin family protein yields MKKISLFIVINAISLYLVSNLMDSMYIGSLKSLLILTIILGLLNSTIKPILKFLSFPITFLTLGLFSLVINALVLKLSFMIVSNVALYGFFSAIWASILLSIVNAVLYSILD; encoded by the coding sequence ATGAAAAAAATATCACTATTTATAGTTATTAATGCTATATCTCTGTATTTAGTATCAAACTTAATGGATAGTATGTATATAGGATCTCTTAAGTCACTATTGATTCTTACAATAATATTAGGCTTACTTAACTCAACAATTAAACCAATACTTAAATTCTTATCTTTCCCTATAACATTTTTAACTTTAGGATTATTTTCTTTAGTTATTAATGCATTAGTTTTAAAATTATCTTTTATGATTGTTTCTAACGTAGCCCTTTATGGATTCTTTAGCGCTATATGGGCATCTATATTACTATCAATAGTTAATGCAGTTTTATATAGCATACTAGATTAA
- a CDS encoding polymer-forming cytoskeletal protein yields the protein MKKSIKISGDGFISKGEYDVVKIMGDASSIGDVYAREVKINGDAEFRGNLDFGKLNIRGNTYINGDIKVSKSKINGDFLVDGNTDIDEFVLTGNCKFSFDIRCDIINITGDIYVENNIYAKEININGLVKVKGNIECENITIKGSIQCEGTLKAQSASIYPYSESDCNEIKSSKIEILKYKRRNILNLCKEKYGRFSCKLMKGDDIKLENTDVEYIEYTKNLNISEDCKIEKSLKII from the coding sequence ATGAAAAAGAGTATAAAGATTTCAGGAGATGGATTTATTAGTAAAGGGGAATATGATGTAGTAAAAATTATGGGAGATGCATCATCTATTGGAGATGTATATGCAAGAGAAGTAAAAATAAATGGAGATGCTGAATTTAGAGGAAATTTAGATTTTGGAAAATTAAATATACGTGGTAATACATATATAAATGGAGATATTAAAGTAAGTAAATCTAAGATAAATGGGGATTTTTTAGTAGATGGAAATACTGATATAGATGAATTTGTTTTAACAGGAAATTGTAAATTTAGTTTTGATATAAGGTGCGATATTATTAATATAACTGGCGATATATATGTAGAAAATAATATATACGCAAAAGAAATAAATATAAATGGATTAGTTAAAGTAAAAGGTAACATAGAGTGTGAAAATATAACTATAAAAGGATCTATACAATGTGAGGGAACATTAAAAGCTCAAAGTGCAAGTATTTATCCATATAGTGAGTCAGATTGCAATGAAATAAAATCATCGAAAATAGAGATACTTAAATATAAGCGCAGAAATATTCTAAATTTATGCAAAGAAAAGTATGGAAGGTTTAGTTGCAAATTAATGAAGGGTGATGATATAAAACTAGAAAATACTGATGTAGAATATATAGAATATACAAAAAATCTTAATATATCTGAAGATTGTAAAATTGAAAAAAGTTTAAAAATAATTTAA
- a CDS encoding DUF5808 domain-containing protein — translation MNSTLALIINVPILFLLYVLTYFTQALSGKRQFYGISLNYDYFNKKEFKVLDKKYKLFTTIGFIISLILELSSIYIFKAYVASSILPMLVFCLYNFFVYINIHNNVKELKSKLSFNISDLDLEKNNVMLDTEFIQEKNIIVKRYSLLHLIPLIVVTIVGVYVLASYNSIPDVIPTHWGPSGKADAFSDKSFIKILATIGMMVGLSVIIYLASIYSLKSRFKLDFNFIDKSKKTQLYCLNMFGITFLLLNICMDILFIDILIATRNASSVNPLILWPATIIIILVCIYQTYLYYKSPNKSKSASYSIDDDDSLWIFGCIYNNPNDPSLFVNKRFGAGWTVNIGTTKGKIFFILPFIIVLFSLALI, via the coding sequence ATGAATAGTACTTTAGCTTTAATTATTAATGTCCCTATTTTATTTTTACTTTACGTATTAACTTATTTTACTCAAGCCTTAAGTGGTAAAAGACAATTCTATGGAATTAGCTTGAATTATGATTACTTTAATAAAAAAGAATTTAAAGTTTTAGATAAAAAGTATAAACTATTTACAACTATTGGTTTTATAATATCTTTAATACTTGAATTATCATCAATTTATATATTTAAGGCATATGTAGCTTCTTCAATTTTGCCAATGTTAGTTTTTTGTTTATATAATTTTTTTGTATATATAAATATTCATAATAACGTAAAAGAGTTAAAATCTAAGTTATCTTTTAATATATCCGATTTAGATTTAGAAAAAAATAATGTTATGTTAGATACAGAGTTTATTCAAGAGAAAAATATAATAGTAAAAAGATATTCATTACTACACTTAATACCTTTAATAGTAGTTACTATAGTAGGTGTATATGTTTTAGCTAGTTATAATTCTATACCAGATGTTATACCTACTCATTGGGGGCCTAGTGGAAAGGCCGATGCATTTTCTGATAAATCATTTATAAAAATACTTGCTACTATAGGTATGATGGTTGGTCTTTCAGTTATTATATATCTAGCATCTATATATTCTTTAAAATCTAGATTTAAATTAGATTTTAATTTTATAGATAAGAGTAAAAAGACTCAATTATATTGTTTGAATATGTTTGGCATTACTTTTTTACTTTTAAATATCTGTATGGATATTTTATTTATAGATATACTTATTGCTACTAGGAATGCAAGCAGTGTAAATCCTTTAATTTTATGGCCAGCTACAATTATAATTATTTTAGTTTGTATTTATCAAACGTATCTATATTATAAATCTCCTAATAAAAGTAAAAGTGCATCTTACTCTATAGATGACGATGATTCTTTATGGATATTTGGTTGTATTTATAATAATCCAAATGACCCATCACTTTTTGTTAATAAAAGATTTGGTGCTGGATGGACCGTAAATATTGGTACTACTAAAGGAAAGATATTCTTTATATTACCATTTATAATAGTTTTATTTTCACTTGCTTTAATATAA
- the codB gene encoding cytosine permease: protein MSKKHQDHDYSLEAIPNSDKKGFISMLVVMLGFTFFSASMLAGGNLGTSLSMEKFITAVIIGNIILCIYTGLLAYMAGDTGLSTHLLARYSFGEKGSYLVSFLVSATQVGWFGVGVAMFAIPVSKVTGINVGILVLVSGLLMTATAFFGMKSLTILSMIAVPSIAILGSISAGKAIGDVGGIAGLLSIEPTGTMTMSAALASVVGTFISGGTLTADFTRFSKDKKTAVSTTVIAFLIGNSLMLAFGAIGAMATGQSDIAEVMFMQGLIIPAIIILGLNIWTTNDNALYGSGLGFSNITKQPKSRMVIINGIVGTLLALFLYNNFMEWLNLLNSFIPATGAVIIADYFILNKRSYTEFKYAKFKTVNINAIIAWIAGVIGSYTLKGITPLNSVIVAIVVYVVLSKLNTKSKLNDINNSTEKIA from the coding sequence ATGAGTAAAAAACATCAAGATCATGATTATTCACTAGAAGCAATACCAAATAGTGATAAAAAAGGATTTATATCAATGTTGGTTGTAATGTTAGGGTTTACATTCTTCTCGGCGAGTATGTTAGCAGGAGGAAACTTAGGTACAAGCCTTAGTATGGAGAAGTTTATAACTGCAGTAATTATAGGTAATATAATACTTTGTATATATACAGGACTTTTAGCTTATATGGCAGGAGATACAGGACTTTCAACGCACTTACTTGCAAGATATTCATTTGGCGAAAAAGGTTCATATCTTGTATCATTTTTGGTATCAGCAACACAAGTAGGCTGGTTTGGTGTAGGAGTTGCAATGTTTGCAATACCAGTATCAAAGGTTACAGGAATTAACGTAGGTATATTAGTTTTAGTATCAGGTTTATTAATGACAGCTACAGCTTTCTTTGGAATGAAGTCATTAACAATATTAAGTATGATAGCAGTTCCCTCAATAGCAATACTAGGTAGTATATCAGCAGGGAAAGCTATAGGTGATGTAGGAGGAATTGCAGGATTATTATCAATAGAACCAACAGGAACTATGACAATGAGTGCAGCACTTGCATCAGTAGTAGGTACATTTATAAGTGGTGGAACATTAACAGCGGACTTTACAAGATTTTCTAAAGATAAAAAGACAGCTGTAAGCACTACTGTAATAGCCTTCTTAATAGGAAATTCATTAATGTTAGCATTTGGAGCTATAGGAGCAATGGCTACAGGCCAATCTGATATAGCTGAAGTAATGTTTATGCAAGGTCTTATTATACCAGCGATAATAATACTTGGTCTTAATATTTGGACGACTAATGATAATGCGCTTTATGGATCAGGGCTTGGATTTTCAAATATAACAAAGCAACCAAAAAGTAGAATGGTTATAATAAATGGTATAGTAGGGACATTACTAGCATTATTTTTATATAACAACTTTATGGAATGGTTAAATTTATTAAATTCATTTATACCAGCAACAGGAGCAGTAATAATAGCTGACTACTTTATATTAAATAAAAGAAGTTATACAGAGTTTAAATATGCAAAATTTAAAACAGTTAATATAAATGCAATAATAGCTTGGATAGCAGGTGTTATAGGATCGTATACATTAAAAGGAATAACACCTTTAAATTCAGTAATAGTTGCAATAGTAGTTTATGTAGTATTAAGTAAATTAAATACAAAAAGTAAATTAAATGATATAAATAATAGTACGGAGAAAATAGCTTAA
- a CDS encoding lysylphosphatidylglycerol synthase transmembrane domain-containing protein, with the protein MLNLTKTKKTCLQYSFLLLLICITVYLVSTTLDITLIPTIIKLVNKKFIFIGFLLMIIYMLLESIIINILIKSIQKTEVRFLSFKIAMMGFYYNLVTPFASGSQPMQIYTLNKYDINLSKSTAIVTNKTVLFQIVVTIYTAVIIFFNIDLLKNELPSILLLMSIGMVMNIVSLFGGMLIVLSPNTMKMIIKIVINILYRLKIFKSLNNKIYTINKFIDEYSYSIKLFIKNKKALFLSIILTIIQLTIYFIISYCIYKAFNLSGLSIFKILALQVFLYMSVSPIPTPGNVGANEIAFFTIFANVFPENIIGYSVVLYSMYVYYFLVVFCGFFTIHTHYHMNKRKNKNLNYNL; encoded by the coding sequence ATGCTAAATTTAACTAAAACTAAAAAAACGTGTTTACAGTATAGTTTCTTACTACTTTTAATATGTATAACTGTTTATTTAGTATCGACAACACTAGATATTACATTAATACCCACGATTATAAAATTAGTTAATAAAAAATTTATATTTATTGGCTTTTTATTAATGATAATTTATATGCTATTGGAATCTATAATAATAAATATATTAATAAAATCTATACAAAAAACAGAAGTAAGATTTTTATCTTTTAAGATAGCTATGATGGGATTTTATTATAATTTAGTAACACCATTTGCTTCAGGTAGTCAACCTATGCAAATTTATACATTAAATAAATATGATATAAATCTTAGTAAATCTACAGCTATAGTTACAAATAAGACAGTATTATTTCAAATTGTAGTAACAATATATACTGCAGTTATAATATTTTTTAATATAGACTTACTTAAAAATGAATTGCCGTCTATATTGCTATTAATGAGTATAGGTATGGTAATGAATATAGTTTCGTTATTTGGAGGTATGCTAATAGTACTAAGTCCTAATACTATGAAAATGATAATTAAAATAGTAATTAATATACTGTATAGATTAAAAATATTTAAATCATTAAATAACAAAATATATACTATAAATAAATTTATTGATGAATATAGCTATTCAATAAAATTATTTATTAAAAATAAAAAAGCATTATTTTTAAGTATTATACTTACAATAATACAACTTACAATATATTTTATTATATCTTATTGTATTTATAAAGCATTTAATTTAAGTGGATTAAGTATTTTTAAAATTTTAGCACTTCAAGTATTTTTATACATGTCAGTTTCTCCTATTCCAACACCTGGAAATGTTGGAGCAAATGAAATAGCATTTTTTACTATATTTGCTAATGTATTTCCTGAAAATATAATAGGATATTCTGTAGTTTTGTATAGTATGTATGTTTATTATTTTTTAGTCGTATTTTGCGGATTCTTTACAATACATACACATTATCATATGAATAAACGAAAAAATAAAAATCTAAATTATAATTTATAG
- a CDS encoding ZIP family metal transporter produces MTWFLSLNPILQGLLATLFTWSITALGASIVFFFKDVNKSILNTMLGFGAGVMIAASFWSLLSPAISLCDDLGYNSWFIPSLGFILGGLFIVLSDKFLDKFTFKDLKVDDGMRFKSYKKSILLVLAVTLHNIPEGLAVGVAFGGSALGIPGCTVASAILLAIGIGLQNFPEGAAVSLPLRREGFSVGKSFLYGQASGLVEPIAGVLGVFMAISMRSILPILLSFSAGAMIGVVSSELIPEACLENKNLTTVGIIIGFTLMMILDVALG; encoded by the coding sequence ATGACTTGGTTTTTATCTCTTAATCCTATACTGCAAGGTCTTTTAGCAACTTTATTTACTTGGTCTATTACTGCATTAGGTGCTAGCATTGTATTTTTCTTTAAAGATGTAAATAAAAGTATATTAAATACTATGTTAGGATTTGGTGCAGGAGTTATGATTGCAGCTAGCTTTTGGTCTTTGCTTAGTCCTGCAATATCCCTTTGCGATGATTTAGGATATAATTCTTGGTTCATACCTTCATTAGGGTTCATTTTAGGTGGACTTTTTATAGTTTTATCAGATAAATTTTTAGATAAGTTTACTTTTAAAGATTTAAAAGTGGACGATGGAATGAGGTTTAAATCTTATAAAAAAAGTATTTTATTAGTTTTAGCAGTTACACTTCATAATATACCAGAAGGATTAGCTGTTGGAGTCGCTTTTGGTGGTTCTGCACTTGGAATACCAGGATGTACTGTTGCTAGTGCAATCCTTTTAGCTATAGGTATAGGTCTTCAAAACTTTCCTGAAGGTGCTGCTGTATCTCTACCTTTAAGACGTGAAGGTTTTTCAGTCGGAAAAAGTTTCTTGTATGGTCAGGCATCTGGGCTTGTTGAGCCTATAGCAGGTGTTTTAGGTGTTTTTATGGCTATCTCCATGAGAAGTATATTACCTATACTTTTATCATTTTCTGCTGGTGCTATGATTGGCGTTGTTTCATCTGAGCTAATACCTGAAGCCTGCTTAGAAAATAAAAATTTAACAACAGTAGGTATAATAATAGGATTTACACTTATGATGATTTTAGATGTTGCTCTTGGATAA
- a CDS encoding GntR family transcriptional regulator translates to MILNLDFNSDIPIYTQIREQIIKSIAHGDLKINESLPSVRNMAEEIGVNLHTVNKSYNLLKDEGYINIDRRKGAIVNNLPLAKTDLNINKIESMLDLLVAQSYLFGISREEFLDYSNKLFDKYEVKYYE, encoded by the coding sequence ATGATTTTAAATTTAGATTTTAATAGTGATATTCCCATTTATACTCAAATTAGAGAGCAAATAATTAAATCTATTGCTCATGGAGATTTAAAAATAAATGAATCTTTACCATCAGTAAGAAATATGGCTGAAGAAATAGGAGTAAATCTCCATACAGTTAATAAATCTTATAACTTACTTAAAGATGAGGGATATATAAATATAGATAGAAGAAAAGGTGCAATTGTAAATAATCTTCCACTAGCTAAAACTGATCTTAATATTAATAAAATTGAATCTATGTTAGATCTTTTAGTCGCTCAAAGTTACCTTTTCGGAATATCTCGTGAAGAATTTTTAGATTATAGTAATAAATTATTTGATAAATATGAGGTGAAATATTATGAATAG
- the glpK gene encoding glycerol kinase GlpK, with protein sequence MSKKYIMALDQGTTSSRAILFDKEGNVVATSQKEFTQFYPKIGWVEHNPMEIWGSQSGVMREVLETNSIRPEEVCAIGITNQRETTIVWDKNTGKPIYNAIVWQCRRTSEICDELKEKGYEKLIKDKTGLILDAYFSATKIKWILDNVEGAREKAESGELLFGTVDTWLIWNLTRGKIHVTDYTNAARTMLYNIKELKWDDKILEILDIPKSMLPEVKPSSYVYGYTDEGMLSGAQIPIAGCAGDQQAALFGQTCFEEGSAKNTYGTGCFMLMNTGENIVESKHGLLTTIAWGVDGKVKYALEGSIFIGGAAIQWLRDELRVLYDAKQSEFYANSVSDTNGVYVVPAFAGLGAPYWDMYARGAIMGLTRGANRAHLVRATLESIAYQVKDVLNAMQEDSGLKLKDLRVDGGASSNNFLMQFQSDILDVNIDRPKVVETTALGAAYLAGLAVEFYNNKDEIKKSWIIDREFIPNMSDDKRNLLYKGWKKAVNRSLLWAKEDEAFRDELSRIDN encoded by the coding sequence ATGAGTAAGAAATATATAATGGCATTAGATCAAGGAACAACCAGCTCAAGAGCTATTTTATTTGATAAAGAAGGAAATGTAGTTGCAACTTCTCAAAAAGAATTTACTCAATTTTATCCAAAGATTGGATGGGTTGAACATAATCCTATGGAAATATGGGGAAGTCAAAGTGGAGTAATGAGAGAGGTTTTAGAAACTAATTCTATAAGGCCAGAAGAAGTTTGTGCAATTGGTATAACAAATCAAAGAGAAACTACAATAGTTTGGGATAAAAATACAGGAAAGCCAATATACAATGCTATAGTATGGCAATGTAGAAGAACATCTGAAATATGTGATGAACTAAAAGAAAAAGGATATGAAAAATTAATAAAGGATAAAACGGGTCTAATTCTTGATGCATATTTTTCGGCTACTAAAATAAAATGGATACTAGATAATGTTGAAGGTGCAAGAGAAAAGGCAGAAAGTGGAGAACTATTATTTGGTACGGTAGATACTTGGTTAATATGGAATTTAACTCGTGGAAAGATTCATGTAACAGATTATACAAATGCAGCAAGAACGATGCTTTATAATATAAAAGAATTAAAATGGGATGATAAAATATTAGAAATACTAGATATTCCAAAATCTATGTTACCAGAAGTTAAACCATCAAGTTATGTATATGGCTATACTGATGAAGGGATGTTATCTGGTGCTCAGATACCAATAGCAGGATGTGCAGGAGATCAACAAGCAGCTTTATTTGGACAAACTTGTTTTGAAGAAGGAAGTGCTAAAAATACTTATGGAACAGGATGTTTCATGCTTATGAACACTGGAGAAAATATAGTTGAATCAAAGCATGGATTATTAACAACTATAGCTTGGGGTGTTGATGGTAAAGTAAAATATGCTCTGGAAGGAAGTATATTTATAGGTGGAGCAGCTATACAATGGTTAAGAGATGAACTTAGAGTTCTATATGACGCAAAGCAAAGTGAATTTTATGCAAATAGTGTATCTGATACTAATGGAGTATATGTGGTACCAGCATTTGCAGGACTGGGAGCACCATATTGGGATATGTATGCAAGGGGAGCTATAATGGGTCTTACTAGAGGTGCTAATAGAGCCCATCTAGTAAGAGCAACGCTTGAATCAATAGCATATCAAGTTAAGGATGTATTAAATGCAATGCAGGAAGACTCAGGTCTTAAGCTAAAAGATCTTAGAGTTGATGGAGGAGCAAGTAGCAATAATTTTTTAATGCAATTTCAATCTGATATATTGGATGTAAATATCGACAGGCCAAAAGTTGTAGAAACTACAGCATTAGGAGCTGCATATTTAGCAGGTCTTGCAGTAGAGTTTTACAATAATAAGGATGAAATAAAAAAATCTTGGATTATAGATAGAGAGTTTATACCTAATATGAGTGATGATAAACGAAATTTATTATATAAAGGATGGAAAAAGGCAGTAAATAGATCTCTTTTATGGGCTAAAGAAGATGAAGCATTTAGAGACGAGTTATCTCGTATAGATAATTAG